The genomic interval CTCTAGGGCGGGGCCTCCATCGAGGACTGCTTTGGTCACTTATAATGAGGACTGCGTggatgctgggatacagtgttTCAAACTTAAGATGGAGAAGCTAGCTATATGCCAACTAGGAGCTAGCAACAAGCTGGTTCGCCATATTTTTCGTTTTACGAGCCTCTAGACCTTAACCAATTGTACAGTGGGATCCTGATGGCTGCTGCTTGCCCCGTGCGTTGTCCCCCCCCGGTGTGAACAGTTCACCCCCCTTATTGATGATTTTAGATCGAGGTTTGGTTTTAAATCATTCTGCATAATGAATGGATTCACAAGTGGTCACAGAAATCCTACACAGATGGCACTAATGTCCGTCAATGAGTCTCTCTGCTGAAGCCAGCTTCTTCCGGTTATCCACGCAGTCCTTCATGAGTTCAGGTCAGGGCCGGTCCGGGAGGAGGCTAACGTTCATGCGCTCAGACATCCCGCCGCTCGTCTCAGGAGACGAGGAGTCCAGTCCTCTCACCGGTCACAACAGAGCTGATCCTTGACAGGGAACCCAGCGGGGAAACACAAAGGGTTATATGTTCATCTAGGTAGGTCATGCGTTTATCGTGTGACAGAACCAGCCGGCTGTTCCCTTCCACCTCGGGGGACACGGCGGTGTTCCTCGTCTGGAGACTCCGCTCCACGCCCTGAATAACAGACACCTCTTCCCCCTCGCTGGTGGCCTGCGAAGGGAGCTCACCCAAAAAAATGTGAacgaaagtgaaagtgaaacgaAAGGGGGGCCACTAAAGTGGCCCCCCTTTCGTTTCACTTTCGTTCACTTTTGTTCACTTTTTTTCACATATGAAAACCGAAAGTGGCCCCTGGACCTAGCACTGACATGGGCGGGCTGGGGTGTGCCGCTCTGTCCTCCATCACAGGCTTTAGCTCCACCTTCCACAACGAGAGGGTTGTCTCTATCGATGTCTGAGGAGGAGTTCGAGGAGGCCGTCCGTCCCCTTCGGAGGCGCGTCTGACCGTCATTCCGTCAGAGGCTGGCTATGGATTGCTTGTGATTATTTGGTTTAACGTATGTTTTTTGTTCTCTACGATGCTGAAGCTAATATTTCCGTGTGGATCGTCGCTCGGTCTTCAGCCTGTGGACCGCCAGCGAGTCGGAGCATTGTGCCAATGAGATGCACCCTCTGTACCGAAGGACTGGCCAATGAGGCCCCTCGCTTTGACCAGCCTGACTCCTATTGCCTGGGGGCCCACAGTGGTGCCCGCCCCTGTGACGTCACGGGACGTTTCCGGGCCCTGGGAGGGGCCAACGCCTCTCAGCCTTCCCGATCACTGACGGATCCCTCGCCCGCTTGACAAGATCAGACGTTGGTCACGTGATCAGGGTTTTCCCGCACTTCGATGCACTCGAtctcctcccgctccctctcgcGCTCCCTCTCGCGCTCGCGCTCCTTCCGCTTGGCtcgcttcttcttcttgtgcCTCTTCTTGGACGGCGGGAAGAAGGTGAGGAAGACGGGCAGGATGACGAAGCAGTGCAGCACGGTGCAGCCGGCCGTCAGCAGGGAGCATTTGAACAGCGTGTAGGTCAGGTTGGAAGGCACAAACACCAGCGGCACCATCCCGATCACGAAGCAGGACGCGTTCTGCAGGATGGCCGCGCCGTGCTCCTCCAGCGCCAGCTTGATGCACTGCGTCCGCGTGTGCTCGGTGGCCAGGACGAAGGTGTACAGGTGCGGCGCACAGTGGTCCACGGCGAAGTTGAGAGTATAAATAAGGCACAGGATGGAGATGCCGTCCATGCCCACGTTCCACAGCGTCATCAGGCCCAGGACGCCCAGCTCCACCGAGGTAACGGTGAGGATCAGCCACAGGTTCCCCAGCGGGTTGATGACCAGGAAGaaggtgaggatgaggatggtgaGCACGCTGAACCCTGAGGTGAGGATGGGCGAGATGACGGAGGAGCTGTAGCGGTCCATGAACACGAAGGTGGGGTTGAAGGCGATGAACTTGATGCTGTTGATGAGCATCAGCGGTCGGAGCTTCTCCAgcaactccaccacctcctcgcgCTTCTTCTCCGCCGTCCGCGCCACCAGGTACATGCGCGAGGCGATGATGTCGTACTCGTCGCTCTCGCGGTTCTTGGAGAAGATGATGTCCTCCGTGAAGTGCTGGTACTCCGGGCTGCGCAGGAAGGAGCCCTTGAGGATGTGGATGAACTCGTTCTTGGTGGACGCGCTGACGTTGGCCACGCGCAGGTAGTGGTAGAAGTTGTCCATCCAGGAGATCTTGTTGAAGCCGTTGCTCAGCGTCTTCAGGTGCTCCTGCACCGTGGAGTTCCAGTACTCGATGGGCTCGTAGATGTAGAAGCCGATGACGGGGCTGTAGTTGCTGAAGTACTTCTGCTGCGTCAGCGCGTACGAGACGCTGGGCGAGTTGCTGGCCAGCAGGTTGACCACGTTGGAGCCGTCGCTGATCTGCAAACAGCccatgaaggagaaggaggcgtaGATGAGGTACAGGATGACCACGAAGGGCTTGACGTAGGTGTTGGTGATCCACTCGGTGTAGTGCTCCCGCAGGAAGTGCTGGATGAAGTGGTTCTGGTAGGGAACGCTGTCGTGGTGCGTGGACAGGTCGTGGCCGTCGCTCATCATGGTCTTGAACCAGGTGGGCTGGCGGGCCAGGTACTCCACCGACGGGATCTTGCAGCAGAACACGCTGTGGTACCGGTTCTGCTCCAGCTGGCCGGCGAACACCAGGCAGGAGCCGTAGAAGGAGAAGACGTAGAAGTAGTTGACCAGGACAGCCACGCACATGCTCTGGCAGAAGATCTTCACGGACTCGATGTTGGTGAAGGGGCTGGCGCCCATGCCGAAGGTGATGATGTAGAGCGAGCTGGTCATGGTGTAGCACACCATCACGTCGGCGAAGGCGTCCGCCACGCGCTCCTTGAAGGGCAGGTTCTCCCGGGTCCGCCGCCAGCCCGCCAGCAGCTCGAACACGCCTTTAGTCCCGTGACCTGGAACAcagggaggtcagaggtcagaggtcgtcaGGGGTTCCGTGCACACTCGGAAGGAACGTTGGATTATTTTACAGTGACCATATTAGGTCACGGTCATCAAAAGGTGTGACGGGACCTAAGAAAGAATAAAGGATCAAAGGTGGAGCAGAGTTATTCTGGCTATGCGCGTCATGTAAAGTGTCTTCTCACACGTTCAGTCCCTCGTGGCTCATTTGGAATGCCTAGCCGCTACAATGGTCACTGTAAAATAATCCAACCACGTTCCTTCAGAGTCttcacagagagggggggaagtcACAGACGGCCCTCTGGCATTGGATCGGCTGGAGAGAGCGAATCAATGTGCTGCATGTAGCTCTACAATGACATGACATATTACTGACTTTTTAAAAAGTAGTCAATGTATGGGAAGCGCAATCGATCGGGGGGATGATGAAACGACGGCCCGAGGGAGGTCGATGTGAGCGGAGCTCTGCATTACTCTGGCTGCTGGCCTGAGCCTCTGGTCAGAGGTATCCTTACACTGTTGTTAATTTCCTGGATGTACAAAGTTAATTAACTATAAAGGTAAGGGAAGGAAGTAGATAAGTTAATGAGTTAATCAACTCTAAAGGCCAATAAATAGATTAGGCCAATATAACGAGTGGAAAGCTTTTAGTTGTATTAGGCTGTCAGCTgattggcagagagagagagggagacgtatGAAACGCATGCTTGGCTTTGTTCGTCAATGATCAATATTGCAACATTCAATGAAGCTACATTTTCTTTCCTTCATTTGGGAAAGTATAGAAAAGAGCAGCTGGTGATGGCAGAATgaaatggagacacacacacacacacacacacacacacttacacacacacacacttacacacacacacacacttacacacacacacacaccgccccctCGTACAGcagagtgtgtatgcgtgctaGAGTGTATACTGTCTAACtcacttaatgacctgtctctgtactgtctaacccctacctgctccttaatgacctgtctctgtactgtctaacccctacctgctccttaatgacctgtctctgtaccgtctgacccctacctgctccttaatgacctgtctctgtactgtctaacccctacctgctccttaatgacctgtctctgtactgtctaacccctacctgctccttaatgacctgtctctgtactgtctaacccctacctgctccttaatgacctctctctgtactgtctaacccctacctgctccataatgacctgtctctgtactgtctaacccctaccccctccttaatgacctgtcactgtactgtctaacccctacctgctccttaatgacctgtctctgtactgtctaacccctacctgctccttaacgacctgtctctgtactgtctaacccctacctgctccttaatgacctgtctctgtactgtctaacccctacctgctccttaatgacctgtctctgtactgtctaacccctacctgctccttaacgacctgtctctgtactatctaacccctacctgctccttaatgacctgtctctgtactgtctaacccctacctgctccttaatgacctgtcactgtactgtctaacccctacctgctccttaatgacctgtctctgtaccgtctaacccctacctgctccttaatgacctgtctctgtactgtctgacccctacctgctccttaatgacctgtctctgtactgtctaacccctacctgctccttaatgacctgtctctgtactgtctaacccctacctgctccttaatgacctgtctctgtactgtctaacccctacctgctccttaatgacctgtctctgtaccgtctaacccctacctgctccttaatgacctgtctctgtactgtctaacccccacctgctccttaatgacctgtctctgtaccgtctaacccctacctgctccttaatgacctgtctctgtactgtctaacccccacctgctccttaatgacctgtctctgtaccgtctaacccctacctgctccttaatgacctgtctctgtactgtctaacccctacctgctccttaatgacctgtctctgtactgtctaacccctaccttctccttaacgacctgtctctgtactgtctaacccctacctgctccttaatgacctgtctgtactgtctaacccctacctgctccttaacgacctgtctctgtactgtctaacccctacctgctccttaatgacctgtctctgtactgtctaacccccacctactccttaatgacctgtctctgtactgtctaacccctacctgctccttaatgacctgtctctgtactgtctaacccctacctgctccttaatgacctgtctctgtactgtctaacccctacctgctccttaatgacctgtccctgtactgtctaacccctacctgctccttaatgacctgtctctgtactgtctaacccctacctgctccttaatgacctgtctctgtactgtctaacccccacctgctccttaatgacctgtctctgtactgtctaacccctacctgctccttaatgacctctctgtactgtctaacccctacctgctccttaatgacctgtctctgtactgtctaacccccacctgctccttaatgacctgtctctgtactgtctaacccctacctgctccttaatgacctgtctctgtactgtctaacccctacctgctccttaatgacctgtctctgtactgtctaacccctacctgctccttaatgacctgtctctgtactgtctaacccctacccgctccttaatgacctgtctctgtactgtctaacccctacccgctccttaatgacctgtctctgtactgtctaacccctacctgctccttaatgacctgtctctgtactgtctaacccctacctgctccttaatgacctgtctctgtactgtctaacccctacctgctccttaatgacctgtctctgtactgtctaacccctacctgctccttaatgacctgtctctgtactgtctaacccctacctgctccttaatgacctgtctctgtactgtctaacccctacctgctccttaatgacctgtctctgtactgtctaacccctacccgctccttaatgacctgtctctgtactgtctaacccctgcctgctcctgcCGTCTCTTTGGGTGTGTTCCTCTACGGTAGACTCCTCGCTGTCCGTCAGTCTGATCGGGGCTCTCCCCAGTCGTGGTACTAATCCCCATCCTTCAATCATGaatccccaaccccccccccccccggagaggAACCCCTCCCAGGGAGCTTCTGAGGGTTGTTTCTTGTCGCCGCGGAGACGAGCACACTACTTGAGCTGTCATGATTCACCGTCCCCACGGAGACAGGCGTGCCGCTGAGCTGCCATCATTCAGCGTCGCCATGGAAACCAGCATGCTATTGAACTGTCTGTCATGATTCTCCGTCGCCACGGACACGGGcccgctgctgaactgtgttGATACGCCTTCGCCACCTTTGACCTCTGGGTACCCTCGGCGACCGTTACCATGGTgatcccccagccccccctcccggcCCCCGGTCGCGGTGTCAGCCCGTTGCCACCGGAGACCGACGTGTCAGTTCCACTTTGAGTCTGAAGCCTTCCTCCCAGACATTACTACGGTCACCGTCGTCAGGACAACCCTCGGCTACCGACTGACATGCTCACCACGTGCCTGGTTGTCATAGTAACGGACGTTGACGACCACGTGGCGCTGTGATCACGCTCGCAGGAAACACAGCCAGATAattagtgtacacacacacacacgtgcatacacatacgtacacgcacacctgcacataccttcacacacacacaccacacaccccaacacacacacaccccttcacagacacacacacacacacacacacacacacacacacacacacacacacacacacacacaccccctcccgGACTCACCCATGGCGAAGAAGGGGACCCCCAGCAGCGTGGCGTTGAACTTCCCGTCGGAGATGACGAAGATGCCGGCGGCGGTGACGCTGGCGATGCAGATGGTCAGCACGCCCAGCAGCCCCAGGAAGGGCTTCCCCCGCAGGCAGTCCCGCATGGAGGAGGACACGGTGGcggccagcagcaccagcaccaggctCACCAGCACCTCCCCCTTGGCCAGCACGCCGGTGCGGTGGAAGTCACGCCACAGGCTCCCTGAGGTGAGCGACTGCACCTGCAGCTGGTCGGTGGCGTGGGGGGGGCGCAGGCGGGCCAGGCGCCGCACCAGGGCGCAGAACTCGCTCTCCCAGCGCTCGGCGATGGCGTCCTGCACGGGCGGGCCATGGTTGCGGAGGTAGTAGGTGATCTGGACGGCGCGCGCAAACTTCACCTGCTGGTCGCGGCTGTTGGGCGAGAAGGACACGCCCCCCAGCTGGTGGGCGATGAAGGACACGCGGCCggtctgcgggggggggggggggggggaagggggcggggggcggggttagCGGCGGTACAACAAACCAGCAGAACACCTGAACCTCACCTGAGGAGGACCtgccggctcctcctagctcaccacctctcctcgcactcctcttctcctctactCTTTGAAACAGACGACACCGTTAGCTGAAGCTAGCCGCAGCTGAGGCTAGCAGCTATTAAGCTAGCACGCCGCTGAGGCTAGCTGCTATTTAGCTAGCCCATCAGGTGCGCTACGATAGCAGCGCTAAAGCAGTCAAGTAAGATTTTGAGGAGTGATGTCATGGTTTTAATGATGTCATTTTTTAATGATGTCGTGTTTTtaatgatgtcatggtttgagGACTAATGTCATGGTTTTAACGATGTCATGGTTTtaatgatgtcatggtttgagGAGTGATGGTTTtaatgatgtcatggtttgagGAGTGATGGTTTtaatgatgtcatggtttgagGAGTGAGGTTGTTGTTTTAATGATGTCATGGTTCATATGATTTCATGGTTTTAATGAAAGTTTTGAGAAGTGATGCCTTCAATGTGTCCTCCTGCATTGAGGGTTGTGTGGGGGTTTTTGAGCAGGTGTTCCCACACAGTGAGGAGCAGTAGAAGCGGTAGGATGTTATGCAGGATGGGTATAATGAGGTCGTCCCATCAGCAGAGCATCTGTCTCCTCACAAGAGGAGGTCCTGACGtctgatcctcctcctcctccctcccacctctcctcAGTCCTCGTTCAGCATAGAGAAATATCTCAGGTTGCACTAGCAGTGAAACTTGGTGGCTGGGAGTTGTAGTTCAGAggcagttgttgttgtagtcCTGCTACAGTTGCTGCTCTTTGAGCTACTCCTATAGATAGTTTATGAGAGGTCCGTATACttgaggaaggtatgggagacagaggggagggtatgggagacagaggggagggtatgggagacagaggggagggtatgggagacagaggggagggtatgggagacagaggggagggtatgggagacagaggggagggtatgggagacagaggggggggtatgggagacagagggggggacatCCACCAAACGATCACGggcaggatttgaacccgggtTGCTGCGTTCAGGACTGTGCCTACATGGTTTGCGCTTTAACCCGGGACGCCACCAGGTCTTTATACTTCTGATCAAATGCTATTTTATACAAGTAGTTACAGGTGAACAGGTGTAACGTCACCTGTGtctgcaaaagactcaagactcacttgttccgACTCTGAACCAgactagactctgcatagcctcccccccgtttgtctttcttctgacaaatgtaatcTGTGCTCTAAATGTACAATGAAAATGTACTCGTGTCATTAAGGTCACGAAGCTTCTGAGGGAGACTCTAACTTCGACTTCAGGAAGGTTCAGTAAAGTTTGTTCTACTTCTCCCGCGAAGCGTCTGTCCTCGCGCTAACACCATGCTAACGTCCAGGCTAACCTCCCGGGAAGCGCTTGGCTGACGTCAAGGCTTATGCCACACTATTGCCATGCTAACACCCAGGCTTATGCTAGGCTATAATGAGAGTTACATTGGGCTAATGTGGAGCTAACTCTGGATGGTTCAggctgcgtttgtgtgtctttgtctggcGCACACAACACAATGCAGCTGTGTGAATGTATTGTTTCCGAGCAGAGTGTTTGTAACGTAATCGCCGGTAATTGCTCGGGGATCTCAGACGGCTCAGGCTCTCGTTGCCGTCGTGTAATTGGTTGATTCTCAGATTAATCTAAAGGACTTTCACAATGGGCTCTCATCGTGGACTGGCTAAAGCTCACAGCAGCTGGAAGACCTTAGTTCTTAAATTTAAATAATGCCGTTAGACATCACCCAATGAACACAGTGCATCATAATAACGTAACTCCGCCCACTAGCTGATGGGTTCCTCATCAT from Gadus macrocephalus chromosome 21, ASM3116895v1 carries:
- the ptchd4 gene encoding patched domain-containing protein 1, which codes for MLGRGRMLRQVLHRGLKASFYWLGLFVSRHPVFFLTVPAVLTIIFGFTVLSRFEPETDLEALVAPTHSLAKIERSLANSLFPIDQSKHKLYSDLHTPGRYGRLILLARAGGNVLELAREVLLVHQQVLDLQVNYKGFNYTFAHLCVLSHRDKSCLRDDIVTVLEDIRSAVLANSSVHKVPLGYPNTTLKTGRVSFIAHQLGGVSFSPNSRDQQVKFARAVQITYYLRNHGPPVQDAIAERWESEFCALVRRLARLRPPHATDQLQVQSLTSGSLWRDFHRTGVLAKGEVLVSLVLVLLAATVSSSMRDCLRGKPFLGLLGVLTICIASVTAAGIFVISDGKFNATLLGVPFFAMGHGTKGVFELLAGWRRTRENLPFKERVADAFADVMVCYTMTSSLYIITFGMGASPFTNIESVKIFCQSMCVAVLVNYFYVFSFYGSCLVFAGQLEQNRYHSVFCCKIPSVEYLARQPTWFKTMMSDGHDLSTHHDSVPYQNHFIQHFLREHYTEWITNTYVKPFVVILYLIYASFSFMGCLQISDGSNVVNLLASNSPSVSYALTQQKYFSNYSPVIGFYIYEPIEYWNSTVQEHLKTLSNGFNKISWMDNFYHYLRVANVSASTKNEFIHILKGSFLRSPEYQHFTEDIIFSKNRESDEYDIIASRMYLVARTAEKKREEVVELLEKLRPLMLINSIKFIAFNPTFVFMDRYSSSVISPILTSGFSVLTILILTFFLVINPLGNLWLILTVTSVELGVLGLMTLWNVGMDGISILCLIYTLNFAVDHCAPHLYTFVLATEHTRTQCIKLALEEHGAAILQNASCFVIGMVPLVFVPSNLTYTLFKCSLLTAGCTVLHCFVILPVFLTFFPPSKKRHKKKKRAKRKEREREREREREREEIECIEVRENPDHVTNV